A single Pseudoalteromonas phenolica DNA region contains:
- a CDS encoding iron-containing alcohol dehydrogenase gives MRAAINKWGIKFLAGAFPANKPTLITGSGAMLKLAKLMMNSGVQRPLIIADGFMTQSGKLSALTQLLKDANCQFTVFDEVVPNPTMLEVENSVILAQSIQADGIFVVGGGSAIDIAKVVAATLTNGSKPKKLIGMMRVRNKPLPLFAVPTTSGTGSEVTVAAVISDPESHQKAFFLDPDFVPLAAGLDTDLLASLPPAITAYTGMDALTHAIEAYIARVHFNDAQSDALTAIRLLLEYLPRAFKNGTDLEAREMVALASFMAGYAFSKQGLGYVHAISHQLSAHYNTPHGLANAVVLPRVLRFNKPHCLKQLAEIESAILGKDSVLPEQQLANNFIKRIDQLSDELQIDKSLDSLLEKDFFKIAKQALREANDSYSVPKAMKLKQVIRILDAVKAGEREVAF, from the coding sequence ATGCGTGCTGCAATTAATAAATGGGGGATTAAGTTTTTAGCGGGTGCTTTTCCTGCTAACAAACCCACCTTGATAACGGGCAGTGGCGCGATGCTTAAACTGGCTAAGCTAATGATGAACAGTGGTGTACAGCGACCTTTGATCATTGCCGATGGCTTTATGACACAAAGCGGTAAACTGTCTGCATTAACGCAGCTTTTAAAAGATGCCAATTGTCAATTTACCGTCTTTGATGAAGTTGTGCCGAATCCGACCATGCTCGAAGTCGAAAACAGTGTGATACTGGCTCAGAGTATTCAGGCTGATGGTATCTTTGTCGTAGGCGGGGGGTCTGCGATTGATATTGCCAAAGTGGTTGCTGCGACGCTGACCAATGGCAGTAAACCTAAAAAACTCATTGGCATGATGCGAGTAAGGAACAAGCCCCTCCCTTTGTTTGCGGTGCCAACTACATCTGGTACTGGCTCTGAAGTAACGGTTGCGGCGGTGATCTCTGATCCAGAATCACATCAAAAAGCGTTTTTCTTAGACCCTGATTTTGTGCCACTTGCGGCAGGACTCGATACTGATTTACTCGCTTCATTACCGCCTGCGATAACCGCTTATACCGGTATGGATGCGCTGACTCATGCCATAGAAGCTTATATTGCGCGGGTGCATTTTAATGATGCACAGAGCGATGCCTTAACTGCAATTCGTTTATTGCTCGAGTATTTACCTCGTGCTTTTAAAAACGGTACGGATTTAGAAGCGCGCGAAATGGTCGCGCTTGCCTCGTTTATGGCGGGCTATGCGTTTAGTAAACAAGGCTTAGGCTATGTGCATGCCATCTCTCATCAGCTCAGTGCCCACTACAATACGCCCCATGGTTTAGCCAATGCCGTGGTGTTACCGAGAGTATTAAGATTCAATAAACCGCATTGTTTAAAGCAGTTGGCCGAAATAGAAAGTGCTATTTTAGGGAAGGACTCTGTGCTTCCAGAGCAGCAATTAGCCAACAACTTTATTAAACGTATCGATCAATTGTCTGATGAGCTTCAAATAGACAAGTCTCTAGATAGTCTTTTAGAAAAAGACTTTTTCAAGATTGCAAAACAGGCACTGCGAGAGGCGAATGACTCTTACTCTGTGCCCAAAGCGATGAAGCTTAAGCAAGTAATTCGAATTTTAGATGCGGTAAAAGCGGGAGAGCGCGAAGTCGCGTTTTAG
- a CDS encoding ExbD/TolR family protein — translation MIKTAKAHLQENLSVDMNPMLDIVFILLIFFIVTASFNKEAVLDIERNNSPTLSVTPKVTPQFTIDANNKVYLNNRQVEIDAINVNIAKLAANADITAISVRAHENSQHNTLVAVLNAIKEQTSAPVALGDVLSN, via the coding sequence ATGATAAAAACAGCCAAAGCACACTTGCAAGAAAACCTCAGCGTAGACATGAATCCGATGCTAGACATTGTTTTCATCTTATTAATCTTTTTTATTGTAACCGCCAGCTTTAACAAAGAAGCTGTATTAGACATCGAACGAAATAACTCACCGACATTGTCTGTCACACCTAAAGTGACCCCACAGTTCACCATAGATGCCAACAACAAGGTGTATTTAAATAACCGCCAAGTTGAAATTGATGCAATTAATGTAAATATCGCCAAACTTGCTGCCAATGCAGACATTACCGCAATCAGTGTTAGAGCCCATGAAAACAGCCAACACAACACTCTGGTCGCGGTTTTAAATGCGATTAAAGAGCAAACTTCAGCGCCAGTGGCACTGGGTGACGTGTTATCAAACTAG
- a CDS encoding insulinase family protein — MKKAFTISALALALAACSQTSNNNTQASATNTLAPLDKLAVSPNDQRGYRTLKLENNIEVILVSDPTTEKSAAALNVGVGLLQDPMTQQGMAHYLEHLLFLGTDKYPETNQYKEFLTENGGVSNASTWLTYTNYMFKVNNDAYDEALDRFSDFFKSPKLYPEYTEKEINAVNAEWSMRREMDFFGQFKLSRDMMGEHPANRFLIGNLETLGDKENSNLHKETVEFYNKYYSANIMKVALISNASLDEMEKLAKKHFSPIKDKGIEKPQVKQEINFAELGGKKIYYKPNQDLKQLKLDFTIKNNQDQFKFKPNAFVSYLLGSEMPGTPAQQLKALGWISSLNAGGTPNHYGNYGEMSITLNLTDLGMQNRDEIVAIIMQYIDLVKEKGVDEKYYKEIKTSLDNEFRFLQKVDEFSYAAQLVNSMQDYPLNYSINAPYYFGQFNAKAVDDVLSQLTPDTLRIWYTSKNEKVDQKQHFYAGEYRIEDIAESEIATWKKPTQVALTLPKVNRLLPENFDLKTAGMKQSTAELKVEKDGVKVWHYPSQLFAEQPKGILKIDLNAGEANADIETQVSLALWSDLYNLQQSLLQAEASVAGISTRATTSNGMSLLLNGFTDKQNLLLSEMLSDLIPEVTETNFAQAKDRLIRGINNAQKQFTVRQLFPALQNLTEANNFEDDALIAAAQKLDVATFKARLEKLVKANQPRVFAFGNYNQGDLENVAEVISKTLGSNHTQTSFAKTKTIAPLPQQVLSYQKDTAAADNGLLDIHVHRKAGFKQKAIANVLAKHFSHEAFNQLRTEEQLAYAVGAFYYPVDDYASIGLYIQSPVMDLVQAQKRFDDFKVEYKAKLDALTPEQFAAIKQGVLVGLTQAPKNMYEEVSPIFSDWYKENWNYDSKQQMITEVQNVKLSDIKQFYNETLANPKASRINVQLRGANYQDKPFAEIKGQTKITDIAELSGKVSYQL; from the coding sequence ATGAAAAAAGCATTTACGATTAGTGCATTGGCATTGGCACTGGCTGCTTGTTCACAAACATCAAATAACAATACACAAGCAAGTGCAACGAACACGCTTGCACCACTTGATAAGCTTGCGGTTAGCCCGAATGACCAGCGCGGCTACAGGACTTTAAAGTTAGAAAATAACATTGAAGTGATTTTGGTGTCTGACCCTACAACTGAGAAATCTGCAGCGGCATTAAACGTCGGTGTCGGTCTTTTACAAGATCCAATGACACAACAAGGTATGGCGCACTATCTTGAGCACTTACTTTTCTTAGGCACAGACAAGTACCCTGAAACAAACCAGTACAAAGAATTCTTAACCGAAAATGGCGGTGTTTCTAACGCATCGACTTGGTTAACTTACACAAACTATATGTTCAAAGTGAACAATGACGCTTATGACGAAGCACTTGATCGCTTCTCGGATTTCTTTAAGTCACCAAAGCTGTACCCTGAATACACAGAAAAAGAAATCAACGCCGTTAACGCTGAATGGTCAATGCGCCGTGAGATGGACTTTTTCGGTCAGTTCAAATTATCACGCGATATGATGGGTGAGCACCCTGCCAACCGCTTCTTAATCGGTAACCTAGAAACATTAGGCGATAAAGAAAACAGCAACCTTCACAAAGAAACCGTTGAGTTTTACAACAAGTACTACTCTGCGAACATCATGAAAGTGGCGCTGATCAGCAATGCCTCGCTAGATGAAATGGAAAAGTTAGCGAAGAAACACTTTTCACCGATTAAAGACAAAGGCATAGAGAAGCCGCAGGTTAAGCAAGAAATTAACTTTGCAGAGTTAGGCGGTAAGAAAATTTACTACAAGCCTAACCAAGACTTAAAGCAGCTAAAACTTGATTTCACCATTAAAAATAACCAAGACCAGTTTAAGTTTAAACCAAATGCATTTGTGTCTTACTTACTTGGCTCTGAAATGCCTGGCACACCAGCGCAGCAGCTAAAAGCATTGGGCTGGATCAGTTCATTGAATGCCGGCGGTACACCAAACCATTATGGTAACTACGGTGAAATGTCTATTACCCTAAACCTGACTGATTTGGGTATGCAAAACCGTGACGAAATCGTTGCCATCATCATGCAGTACATTGATCTAGTAAAAGAAAAAGGGGTTGATGAAAAGTACTACAAAGAGATCAAAACCTCCCTTGATAACGAGTTCCGATTCTTACAAAAGGTCGACGAATTCAGTTATGCTGCTCAGTTAGTTAACAGCATGCAAGATTACCCGCTGAACTACAGCATCAACGCGCCATACTATTTTGGTCAATTCAATGCCAAAGCGGTTGATGACGTGTTATCACAATTAACCCCTGACACACTGCGTATTTGGTATACCAGCAAAAACGAGAAAGTCGATCAGAAACAACATTTCTATGCGGGTGAATACCGTATCGAAGACATTGCTGAGAGTGAAATTGCAACTTGGAAAAAACCAACTCAGGTGGCATTAACACTACCAAAAGTGAATCGTCTATTACCTGAAAACTTCGACCTAAAAACTGCGGGGATGAAGCAATCGACCGCAGAGCTTAAAGTTGAAAAAGACGGCGTAAAAGTGTGGCACTACCCAAGTCAATTATTTGCAGAACAACCAAAAGGTATTTTGAAAATTGACCTTAATGCCGGCGAAGCAAATGCGGATATCGAAACCCAAGTGTCTCTTGCACTTTGGTCTGATCTATACAACCTACAGCAAAGCTTATTACAAGCTGAAGCAAGTGTTGCGGGTATCAGTACGCGTGCAACAACGAGTAACGGTATGAGTCTGTTATTAAACGGCTTCACTGATAAGCAAAACTTGCTGCTTTCTGAAATGCTATCTGATCTCATTCCTGAGGTGACAGAGACGAACTTTGCCCAAGCCAAAGACCGTCTTATTCGTGGTATCAATAACGCACAAAAACAATTTACCGTTCGTCAGTTATTCCCTGCTCTTCAGAATTTAACTGAAGCGAATAATTTTGAAGATGACGCGTTAATCGCTGCGGCACAAAAGTTAGATGTAGCGACTTTCAAAGCACGCTTAGAAAAGCTGGTAAAGGCAAACCAACCTCGTGTATTTGCATTTGGTAACTACAATCAAGGTGATTTAGAAAACGTTGCTGAGGTTATCAGCAAAACGCTTGGTAGCAACCATACGCAAACAAGCTTTGCAAAAACCAAAACCATTGCACCATTACCGCAACAGGTTTTGAGCTATCAAAAAGATACCGCAGCTGCCGACAATGGCTTATTAGATATTCATGTTCATCGTAAAGCTGGCTTCAAACAAAAAGCCATTGCTAACGTATTGGCTAAGCACTTCAGCCATGAAGCATTTAACCAATTAAGAACTGAAGAACAACTGGCTTACGCCGTAGGTGCGTTCTACTACCCGGTTGATGACTATGCAAGTATTGGTCTATATATCCAATCACCCGTCATGGACCTAGTACAAGCGCAAAAGCGTTTTGATGACTTCAAGGTAGAGTACAAAGCCAAGCTAGATGCACTGACACCTGAGCAATTTGCTGCAATTAAGCAAGGTGTACTTGTAGGCCTGACGCAAGCGCCTAAGAATATGTATGAAGAAGTCTCTCCTATCTTCTCTGATTGGTATAAAGAGAACTGGAATTACGATTCTAAGCAACAAATGATCACAGAAGTTCAGAATGTGAAGCTATCTGATATCAAGCAGTTCTACAATGAAACGTTAGCGAATCCAAAAGCATCTCGTATCAACGTACAACTGCGTGGTGCGAACTACCAAGACAAGCCATTTGCTGAAATTAAAGGTCAAACGAAGATCACTGACATCGCCGAGCTTTCAGGCAAAGTCAGCTACCAACTTTAA
- a CDS encoding c-type cytochrome, translating to MSKLFFGLLTSSLVILLFHTSVAYSQERERRAPPRKLTTEQARVAANNYQKYCALCHGENREGHKNDHAPSLRSKSLMESGVAHQILRPMQYGREGTAMGGYLDEVGGPMTLAETWDLTYWLFEQAGYDRLKFSTNPVQGDIKRGETVYQKECASCHGKQGEGITAPALMNQSALAHNTDEFIRYAIQEGRQGTPMQAFKNKLSPADINNITAFLRSKSMGLVEEKPVLRALPEPKDYIINKAGEDPNFDLKDGMYVLSKDLNEALNAKKRMVLLDTRVTSVWQTAHIEGAIPFPYYADLDETVAGIPKDVQIVAYCSCPRAAADHTINRLRARGYTRTAVLWEGIFGWMHLGYPVRRGDISGVND from the coding sequence ATGTCTAAACTATTTTTCGGGCTGCTGACAAGCAGTTTGGTCATCTTGCTTTTTCATACAAGTGTTGCTTATTCACAAGAAAGAGAGCGGCGAGCACCACCGCGTAAGCTCACGACAGAGCAAGCTCGCGTTGCAGCCAATAACTATCAAAAATACTGCGCGCTGTGTCATGGTGAAAACCGTGAAGGTCATAAAAACGATCACGCCCCATCGCTTCGCAGTAAAAGCCTGATGGAGTCAGGCGTAGCCCATCAAATTTTGAGGCCCATGCAATATGGCCGAGAAGGCACCGCGATGGGTGGTTACCTAGATGAGGTAGGTGGCCCTATGACACTTGCTGAAACCTGGGATTTAACTTATTGGCTTTTTGAGCAAGCAGGTTACGACAGACTTAAGTTTTCAACCAATCCGGTACAGGGCGATATAAAACGTGGTGAGACTGTTTACCAAAAAGAGTGTGCAAGTTGTCATGGTAAACAAGGTGAAGGTATTACGGCACCAGCTCTGATGAATCAGTCTGCCCTTGCCCATAATACCGACGAGTTTATTCGCTATGCCATTCAGGAGGGTCGACAAGGCACCCCTATGCAAGCATTCAAAAATAAACTATCACCCGCTGACATTAACAACATCACCGCATTTTTACGCAGTAAATCAATGGGGCTAGTTGAAGAAAAACCAGTCCTTAGAGCACTGCCAGAGCCTAAAGATTATATAATTAACAAAGCCGGAGAAGACCCTAACTTTGATTTAAAAGATGGCATGTATGTACTTTCAAAAGATCTCAATGAAGCACTCAATGCAAAAAAACGTATGGTATTGCTAGATACGCGCGTAACCTCAGTCTGGCAAACAGCACACATAGAAGGCGCTATTCCCTTTCCCTATTATGCTGATTTAGATGAAACCGTTGCAGGTATTCCCAAAGACGTTCAAATAGTCGCCTATTGCTCTTGCCCTCGCGCCGCAGCAGATCACACCATCAATCGCCTTCGCGCTAGGGGTTACACTCGCACAGCAGTACTGTGGGAAGGTATTTTCGGCTGGATGCACTTGGGCTACCCTGTAAGACGTGGAGATATTTCTGGGGTGAACGACTAA
- a CDS encoding mechanosensitive ion channel family protein, whose protein sequence is MNSFIEKLDINQYLPTALDWATNLLLALGILLVGIWIAGKAYKAVTAVANKYDQLDDTLFKFFGSVVRYTILAFVAIAVLNRFGVQTASIIALLGAAGLAVGLALQGTLSNLAAGVMLLIFRPYKVGDFIDTTGQFGKVTEIDMFTTIMQTFDNQQIVIPNSHIWGNKIINHSHYTIRGVDMRFGIAYSENIDKAKAVILKVLSEHQFVLQDPAPFVEVESLNNSSVDFLVRPFCQGEHYFDLLYSVPEQIKKALDEADIEIPFPHRKVILVNESS, encoded by the coding sequence ATGAATAGTTTTATTGAAAAGCTAGATATAAACCAATACTTACCAACCGCTTTAGATTGGGCAACAAATTTGTTACTCGCGCTTGGCATCTTATTGGTCGGTATATGGATAGCTGGCAAAGCCTATAAAGCAGTCACCGCTGTTGCTAATAAATATGATCAACTGGATGACACTTTATTTAAGTTTTTTGGCAGTGTGGTTCGTTACACAATACTTGCTTTTGTTGCTATCGCTGTCTTGAATCGATTTGGCGTGCAGACCGCTTCTATTATTGCATTACTGGGGGCGGCAGGCTTAGCCGTAGGTCTTGCTTTACAAGGGACGCTCTCTAATTTAGCTGCAGGGGTAATGCTGCTTATATTTAGGCCTTACAAAGTCGGAGATTTTATTGATACAACTGGGCAGTTTGGCAAAGTAACTGAAATAGATATGTTCACCACAATCATGCAAACTTTCGATAATCAGCAAATTGTTATACCGAATAGCCATATTTGGGGGAACAAAATTATCAACCACTCACATTATACAATTAGAGGGGTTGATATGCGGTTTGGTATCGCTTACAGCGAAAATATAGATAAAGCCAAAGCTGTCATTCTTAAAGTACTTTCTGAACACCAATTTGTTTTACAAGACCCCGCGCCTTTTGTTGAAGTCGAATCACTCAACAACAGCTCTGTTGATTTCTTAGTGAGACCTTTCTGTCAAGGAGAGCATTATTTTGATCTTCTATACTCTGTACCTGAACAGATCAAAAAAGCACTTGATGAGGCAGATATAGAAATACCTTTCCCACACAGAAAAGTTATTCTCGTTAATGAGAGCAGCTAA
- a CDS encoding VOC family protein, protein MIHSMIRVLDVKKSTQFYQDILNLEIKRTLKFDGFDLHYLGNNESDFELELTVNHDKTKPYILGDGYGHLAFSAQNIEALHEKAVKLGYQPRPVKSFYNDDQLVAKFFFIADPDGYEIEVIERSEAYH, encoded by the coding sequence ATGATCCACAGTATGATCCGAGTTTTGGATGTAAAAAAGTCGACGCAATTTTACCAAGATATACTCAACTTAGAGATAAAGCGTACCTTAAAATTTGACGGCTTTGACCTGCATTATTTGGGTAATAATGAAAGCGATTTTGAACTAGAGCTTACCGTTAATCATGACAAAACCAAGCCATACATTCTAGGTGATGGTTATGGTCATCTGGCGTTTAGCGCGCAAAATATAGAAGCGCTGCATGAGAAAGCGGTAAAGTTAGGTTATCAGCCTCGTCCTGTTAAGTCTTTTTATAATGACGATCAGCTTGTTGCTAAATTCTTTTTTATTGCCGATCCTGATGGTTATGAAATTGAAGTGATAGAGCGCTCAGAGGCTTATCATTAG
- a CDS encoding serine hydrolase domain-containing protein: MRLFKTLFYTSSLLVISLSLLSMPLVASAHSVDRYMQTVMQEKKILGAQVAVIKGDKIVFKNSYGITDVETKSAVTDANLFQINSMTKAFTGVAIMQLVEAGMLQLDDSAGQHLSGLPEHWKPIKIKHLLAHTSGLPMVLTGHLLDLIVLNDLQASWQKAKTLPMRFKENTQFNYNQTGYMLLGQIIDKYKPQGFQNFIITGQLAKAGMTKTASAAFDSTVKTNAQLVPQYFYNNQHHVFHAEYEDMLQTAAGMSSNAEELASYLISLKSKKLIQNLSALWTPVTLADGKTRSIGPIETGYAMGWQIIERENHPAVSSSGGNAVSMVIYPEDDVAVVVLTNLIGANPILFADKIAAQYIPDFKL; encoded by the coding sequence ATGCGCCTGTTTAAAACACTCTTTTATACCTCATCATTACTTGTAATTAGCTTGTCTTTGCTTTCGATGCCACTTGTGGCAAGTGCTCACTCAGTTGACCGTTATATGCAAACAGTGATGCAGGAGAAAAAAATTCTAGGTGCACAAGTTGCTGTAATTAAAGGTGACAAAATCGTCTTTAAAAACAGTTATGGTATTACTGATGTTGAAACAAAAAGTGCTGTAACCGATGCAAATTTATTTCAAATTAACTCGATGACAAAAGCATTTACGGGCGTCGCAATCATGCAACTTGTTGAAGCAGGAATGCTACAACTTGACGACTCTGCAGGACAGCACCTATCTGGATTGCCTGAGCATTGGAAACCGATAAAGATTAAGCATCTGCTTGCACATACATCTGGTTTACCTATGGTACTTACAGGCCATTTGCTCGATTTAATTGTGCTGAATGATTTACAAGCATCTTGGCAAAAAGCGAAAACTTTGCCCATGCGATTTAAAGAGAATACACAATTTAACTATAACCAAACAGGTTATATGCTGCTTGGTCAAATTATTGATAAATATAAGCCTCAAGGGTTTCAAAACTTTATTATTACAGGGCAACTTGCCAAAGCTGGGATGACAAAAACAGCCAGTGCTGCATTCGACAGCACAGTAAAAACAAACGCTCAACTTGTCCCGCAATATTTCTATAATAATCAGCATCACGTTTTTCATGCTGAATACGAAGATATGCTTCAAACTGCTGCGGGCATGAGTAGTAATGCAGAGGAACTTGCGAGTTATCTAATCAGCCTAAAATCTAAGAAGTTGATTCAAAACCTAAGCGCGCTTTGGACACCTGTAACCCTCGCTGATGGCAAAACTCGCTCAATAGGCCCTATTGAAACAGGCTATGCTATGGGCTGGCAAATCATTGAAAGAGAAAATCACCCTGCTGTCAGTTCAAGTGGTGGTAATGCTGTAAGTATGGTTATATACCCAGAAGATGATGTTGCTGTTGTTGTTTTAACAAATTTAATTGGAGCAAACCCAATACTATTCGCAGACAAAATCGCTGCTCAGTACATACCTGATTTCAAACTTTAA
- a CDS encoding carboxylate/amino acid/amine transporter, with amino-acid sequence MGYLAFVTCLWAFSFSLIGVYLAGQVDAWFSAFSRVALATCVFIPFLIRSRIPKDLILKLMAIGGVQLGLMYGFYYHSFLFLSVPEVLLFTVMTPVYITLLNDVLDRRFNGKYLLVAVIAVIGAVAIRYENFDGEFLFGLLLVQGANLCFATGQVTYKRLMQDCELDHKTVFGWFFVGALVVSLLFFLMFGNTDKLPTTSTQWGILIYLGLVASGFGYFAWNKGATLVDVGALAVMNNVLIPAGILVNLVIWNRDADLIRLTVGGGIILLALWVNQKLATGR; translated from the coding sequence ATGGGGTATTTAGCCTTTGTAACCTGTTTATGGGCGTTTTCTTTTAGTTTAATTGGCGTGTATTTGGCAGGGCAAGTTGATGCTTGGTTTAGCGCTTTTAGCCGAGTGGCGCTCGCAACTTGCGTGTTTATCCCTTTTTTAATTCGCTCACGTATTCCTAAAGATCTCATTCTTAAATTAATGGCGATAGGGGGTGTGCAACTCGGGTTAATGTACGGGTTTTACTATCACTCGTTTTTGTTTTTGAGTGTGCCGGAGGTGTTGCTGTTTACTGTGATGACGCCGGTGTATATCACCTTACTCAATGATGTGTTAGATAGGCGGTTTAACGGTAAATATCTACTGGTTGCGGTGATAGCTGTAATAGGTGCGGTTGCCATTCGTTATGAAAATTTTGATGGTGAGTTCTTATTTGGTTTGTTGCTGGTGCAAGGCGCTAACCTTTGTTTCGCAACAGGGCAAGTGACGTATAAGCGTTTAATGCAAGACTGTGAGCTTGATCACAAAACCGTGTTTGGTTGGTTTTTTGTCGGTGCATTAGTCGTGTCTTTGCTGTTCTTTTTAATGTTTGGCAATACAGACAAGCTACCAACGACTAGCACCCAGTGGGGCATATTAATTTATCTTGGTTTGGTGGCCTCGGGTTTTGGTTATTTTGCGTGGAATAAAGGCGCAACCTTAGTAGATGTAGGCGCACTTGCTGTGATGAATAATGTACTGATTCCTGCGGGTATACTGGTTAATTTGGTTATTTGGAACCGAGATGCTGATTTAATCAGGCTTACTGTTGGGGGCGGCATTATCCTTCTTGCACTTTGGGTTAACCAAAAACTTGCTACAGGTCGCTAA
- a CDS encoding helix-turn-helix domain-containing protein, whose product MTLSNIYSIQLFVALTCLLAQLWVKNKHTTHILFAVFCGSVAMGVIQKLSADSLGAYQYLVGLGACATCNCYWLFVRSYFRGNNAISIQHIALAIGIAVLVMMSKGYLFVTELWHIESSSFSFAKYALTEITILLSSAIIVLSIWEAFRGFNQSSKTQQKQRVFYLCAIISAVFISKVAKGYFVDTPYIKEAIIACITIFMLLVTQILMFWRFKSSSSHNPKKSINTTQVSAFKPKLNETQMETRSLVMQTEESQDIELKDTIQQLLIDQKLYLQANLKVGDLAKQLDLPEYKVSRLFKEGLGARNFNQYINQLRVEHAKQLLSECDKSHWPVLVIGLESGFASVGPFTRAFKQFTGFTPNQYRQQFSGINKAQVA is encoded by the coding sequence ATGACCTTATCAAACATTTATTCCATTCAGCTTTTCGTGGCATTAACCTGCTTACTCGCTCAATTGTGGGTAAAAAACAAGCATACGACGCATATTTTATTTGCGGTATTTTGTGGCTCGGTTGCCATGGGCGTAATACAAAAATTATCTGCTGACAGTCTGGGAGCTTACCAATACCTAGTCGGGCTAGGAGCTTGTGCGACCTGTAACTGCTATTGGTTGTTTGTGCGAAGTTATTTTAGAGGCAATAATGCCATCTCTATACAACATATTGCACTAGCCATTGGCATTGCTGTTTTGGTGATGATGAGCAAAGGATATTTGTTTGTCACAGAACTGTGGCACATAGAATCAAGTAGCTTCAGTTTTGCTAAATATGCACTCACAGAAATCACTATTTTGCTGTCTTCTGCAATTATTGTTTTATCTATATGGGAAGCATTTAGAGGGTTTAATCAATCCTCTAAGACCCAGCAGAAACAGCGTGTGTTCTATTTGTGTGCCATCATCTCTGCAGTATTCATTAGCAAGGTCGCCAAAGGCTACTTTGTAGACACGCCGTATATTAAAGAAGCCATCATCGCCTGTATCACTATTTTTATGCTGCTTGTTACACAAATACTGATGTTTTGGCGCTTTAAATCTAGCTCTAGTCACAATCCAAAAAAATCAATAAACACAACGCAAGTAAGTGCTTTCAAACCCAAGTTAAATGAAACACAAATGGAAACTCGCTCTTTGGTAATGCAAACCGAAGAGTCACAAGATATTGAGTTGAAAGACACCATTCAACAATTATTGATAGACCAAAAACTATATCTACAAGCAAATCTGAAAGTAGGTGATTTAGCTAAGCAACTCGACTTACCTGAATATAAGGTCAGCCGACTATTCAAAGAGGGGCTCGGTGCTCGAAACTTTAACCAGTACATAAATCAACTCAGAGTCGAGCATGCCAAACAGCTACTCTCTGAGTGTGATAAATCGCATTGGCCGGTGTTAGTGATTGGCCTAGAAAGCGGATTTGCGTCTGTCGGGCCATTTACTCGCGCGTTCAAGCAATTTACGGGGTTTACGCCCAACCAATATCGTCAGCAATTTAGCGGTATTAACAAAGCACAGGTCGCTTAG
- a CDS encoding DUF2306 domain-containing protein: protein MEQLTVNQKNIWGMSADSALKKAVTSWVSIVLVGQWAFAVYILSLYAIPLLIGAVHQADEISPARGFDTSAGFDSIMFFSHILPAAIMASSGLLQIIPKIRKTYPKFHRWNGRVFFALGLSGAVTGLYLTWGAGIRFSDIGALGVTLNGVLILVAIFFAWKTAVKKQFVQHQRWAVHAFILVNGVWTFRLFLMGWYLVNQGQNGNNNNLDGPMDLTISFACYLLPMLFAELIFWAKRSKTENVKWLAAMTTSIAAVITLIGVIAAAMMMWGPRLSMVFSTIF, encoded by the coding sequence ATGGAACAGCTAACCGTTAATCAAAAAAATATCTGGGGTATGTCAGCCGATTCTGCACTTAAAAAGGCGGTGACTAGTTGGGTCAGTATTGTATTAGTCGGGCAATGGGCGTTTGCCGTTTATATTCTCAGTTTGTATGCCATCCCTTTATTAATAGGGGCCGTGCATCAGGCAGATGAAATCTCTCCTGCAAGAGGGTTTGATACCAGTGCGGGTTTTGATTCCATCATGTTTTTTAGCCATATTTTGCCTGCGGCGATTATGGCAAGCAGTGGTTTGCTACAAATTATTCCAAAAATACGCAAAACCTACCCTAAGTTTCACCGTTGGAATGGTCGAGTATTTTTTGCTCTAGGCCTGTCTGGTGCTGTTACGGGACTGTATTTAACTTGGGGGGCAGGCATTCGCTTTAGTGACATAGGTGCGTTAGGTGTCACACTAAATGGCGTACTTATATTAGTCGCAATATTCTTTGCTTGGAAAACCGCAGTTAAAAAGCAATTTGTTCAGCATCAGCGCTGGGCGGTGCATGCCTTCATTTTAGTGAATGGCGTATGGACGTTCCGCTTGTTTTTAATGGGCTGGTATTTAGTTAACCAAGGCCAAAACGGCAATAACAATAACCTAGATGGCCCTATGGATCTAACAATATCTTTTGCTTGTTACTTGTTGCCTATGTTGTTTGCTGAACTTATCTTTTGGGCTAAGCGCAGTAAAACCGAAAACGTAAAATGGCTAGCTGCGATGACAACTTCTATTGCAGCCGTGATCACCTTAATTGGTGTAATCGCAGCAGCTATGATGATGTGGGGACCAAGGCTGTCTATGGTATTTTCAACAATTTTTTAA